The proteins below come from a single Zea mays cultivar B73 chromosome 8, Zm-B73-REFERENCE-NAM-5.0, whole genome shotgun sequence genomic window:
- the LOC103635056 gene encoding Bidirectional sugar transporter SWEET17 yields the protein MDSTLFIIGVIGNIISVLVFISPIKTFWRIVRGGTTEEFEPAPYVLTLLNALLWLYYGLTKPDGFLVATVNGFGAVMEAIYVVLFIVYAANHATRVKTAKLAAALDIGGFGVVFAATTFAISEFELRIMVIGMICACLNVLMYGSPLASMKTVITTKSVEFMPFFLSFFLFLNGGVWATYAVLDRDIFLGIPNGIGFVLGTIQLIVYAIYMNSKASQCSKETASSPLLASDRGEASSHV from the exons ATGGATTCCACCCTCTTCATCATCGGCGTCATAG GCAACATCATCTCAGTTCTCGTCTTCATATCGCCTAT CAAGACGTTCTGGAGGATCGTGCGGGGCGGGACGACGGAGGAGTTCGAGCCGGCGCCGTACGTGTTGACGCTGCTCAACGCGCTGCTGTGGCTCTACTACGGCCTCACCAAGCCTGACGGCTTCCTCGTCGCCACCGTCAATGGCTTTGGGGCTGTCATGGAGGCCATCTACGTCGTCCTCTTCATCGTCTACGCCGCCAACCATGCCACAAGG GTTAAGACCGCGAAGCTGGCAGCAGCGTTGGACATCGGTGGCTTCGGAGTCGTGTTTGCGGCCACCACATTCGCCATCAGTGAATTTGAATTGAGAATTATGGTGATAGGAATGATATGTGCCTGCCTCAATGTGCTCATGTACGGGTCACCCCTTGCTTCTATG AAAACGGTGATCACGACAAAGAGCGTGGAGTTCATGCCATTCTTCCTGTCCTTCTTCCTCTTCCTCAACGGAGGCGTCTGGGCAACGTACGCGGTGCTTGACCGCGACATCTTCCTCGGG ATCCCCAATGGGATAGGCTTCGTGCTTGGCACCATCCAGCTGATCGTCTACGCGATCTACATGAACAGCAAGGCCTCCCAATGCAGCAAAGAAACAGCGTCCTCGCCTCTTCTGGCCTCCGACCGGGGAGAAGCATCTAGCCATGTCTGA